The window GTCGTGCTCGCGGCGAACGGTGCCGCGTTTTGCGCGGGCGCGGACCTGAACTGGATGAAGAAAATGGCGACGTTCTCCGATGCGGAGAATCGCGCCGATGCGAAGCGCCTCGCGAACATGTTGGCTGCGATCTACCGCTGCACGAAGCCGGTTGTCGCGCGTGTCTCCGGCGATGTTTACGCGGGCGGCATGGGCCTGATCGCGGCAAGCGACATCGTCGTTTCCGTCGACACCGCACGCTTCTGCCTTTCCGAAGCACGCCTTGGCCTCATTCCCGCCACGATCGCGCCATACGTGATTCGCGCGCTCGGCGAACGCGCGTCGCGCCGCTACTTCACGACGGCCGAGCAGTTCGATTGCGCGACGGCGCTGCGTCTTGGCTTCATCCATGAGGCTGTGAGCG is drawn from Trinickia violacea and contains these coding sequences:
- a CDS encoding enoyl-CoA hydratase/isomerase family protein, yielding MPYEMLNVEFAERIATVTLNRPEVRNAFNEAMIAELTDVFTALNTHDEIRAVVLAANGAAFCAGADLNWMKKMATFSDAENRADAKRLANMLAAIYRCTKPVVARVSGDVYAGGMGLIAASDIVVSVDTARFCLSEARLGLIPATIAPYVIRALGERASRRYFTTAEQFDCATALRLGFIHEAVSADELDATVQKLTQTLCSNGPSAVRDSKQLVQDVAGRVLDEALLDDTAERIARVRAGVEGREGVASFLEKRTPVWRD